GCTCACCGGAACACCCCGGCCATGGCCGCGCTGGACGACGGTCTCACCGGCGTAGCCGGGAAGACCGGCACGACAGGGCAGACCGGCGTGGCCCGCAGCTCCGGCATGGCGGAACGGGCAAGCGACACCCTCGCAGGCATCGGCACACCCGTCGGCACGCCGAGCGACTCGCTGCCGGTCGTCGGCAGTGTGCCGAATCCGCTGTCGAACCCTCACTCGCTCGGACTCTGAACGGGCTTCGTCAACCGGGTGGGCCCCGGAACCGCACTCCGGGGCCCGCCCGCTCGCTCGACACCGTTCCCGCCTCAGGCGGCCACTGCGGTGACCACCTCGGCGTCCGGTTCACCGGTATCGAAGGCCTCGCCCGCTCGGGCCTTGGCCACGAGTGATTCCGGCGGCTCGAAACGGTCACCGTAGCGAGCGGCGAGTTCCCGCGCACGCTCGACGAAACCGGCCAGACCTCCCGGATAGCCGTTCATGTACTGCACGACTCCGCCGGACCACGCGGGGAAACCGATTCCGAAGATCGACCCGATGTTGACGTCGGGCACCGACTCCACCACTCCCTCGTCGAAGCAGCGAACGGTCTCGAGCGCCTCGATGAACAGCATCCGCTCCTGGAGGTCGGTGAGGTCGACCTCGCCGGGGTCGCGACTACCGGCACCGAAATGCTCCTGCAGGCCCGGCCACAAGCCCGTGCGCTCGCCATCGGCATAGTCGTAGAAACCGGCACCGCTGGAGCGGCCCTTACGGTCGAACTCGTCGACCATTCGATCCAGCACCGGGTCGGCCGGATGCGGTGTCCATTTCCCACCCGCGGCTTCGACGGCCTGCCTCGTTTCTTCCCGGATTTTCCGGGGAAGGGTGAGCGTGAGCTCGTCGTAGAGCTGCAGAACGGGCGCGGGGAAACCGGCCTGCGAGGAAGCCTGCTCGATCGATGCGGGGGCCACTCCTTCGGTCAGCATCGCCACTCCCTCGTTGAGGAAGGTGCCGATGACCCGGCTGGTGAAGAATCCCCGGCTGTCATTGACGACGATCGGCGTCTTGTTGATCTGCCGCACCACGTCGAAGGCCTTTGCCAGCGTCCGGTCGCTGGTCTGCGCACCGCGGATGATCTCCACCAGGGGCATCTTGTCCACCGGTGAGAAGAAGTGCAGGCCGATGAAGTCGTCCCGGCGGCGCACGCCCTCGGCCAGCCCGGTGATCGGCAACGTGGAGGTGTTCGAAGCGATCACCGCGTCCTCGGCGAGTACCCCTTCGGCCTGGGCGTACACCTCGTGTTTGACCGCGGTGTCCTCGAAGACGGCCTCGATCACCAGGTCACACCCGGCGAGCTGGTCGACCCGGTCGGTTGCGGTGATGCGGGCGAGCACGGCGTCGCGCTCCGACTCGCCGGAGCGTCCCCTGGACACGGCCTTGTCGAGCAACTTCTGCGAATAGGACTTGCCCTTCTCGGCCGCTTCCACGGACACGTCCTTGAGCACGACCTGCATGCCCGCCTTGGCGCAGACGTAGGCGATCCCGGCGCCCATCATGCCGCCACCGAGCACGCCCACCTTGCTCGCACTCCATTCCGGCACGCCCTGCGGACGGCTGCCACCGGAATTCACGTGCTGCAGATCGAAGAAGAATGCCTTGCTCATGTTCTTCGACGTCTGTCCACAGAGCAGCTCCAGGAAATAGCGCCCCTCGATGGTCAGAGCGGTGTCGACGTCGACCTGGGCTCCTTCCACGGCCGCGGACATGATGTTGCGCGGCGCGGGCAGCGGGGCGCCCTTGAGCTGTTTGCGCAGGTTCGCGGGAAAGGCGGGCAGGTTGGCGGCGAACTTCGGATCCGACGGCGTGCCACCGGGGATCTTGTAGCCCTTGCGGTCCCACGGCTGGGTGGCCTCCGGATGGGACTTGATCCACTCCTTGGCTTTGCTCAGCAGCTGGTCGGAGTCGGTGACGAGTTCGTCGATGAGGCCGAGTTCGTGTGCCTTGCCGGGCCGCAACCGCTGGCCCTCCAGAAGTACCTGCATCAGCGCATCGGCGATCCCGAGCAGTCGGACCGAGCGGACCACACCACCGGCACCGGGCAGCAGGCCCAACGTGACCTCGGGAAAACCGAAGCGCACGCCGGAGGCGTCGACGGCGATGCGGTGGTGACAGCCGAGCGCGATCTCCAGGCCACCACCGAGTGCGGTCCCGTTCAGTGCTGCGACGACCGGGACACCCAGTGTCTCCAGCCTGCGAAGCTGCTGCTTGGCCGTGTCACTGGTCTCGGCGACCTCGTCCACGTTCTCCGGGCGCGCCCTGATGAGCTCGCGCAGGTCGCCGCCTGCGAAGAAAGTGCTCTTGGCGGAGGTGATGACCACACCGGTGATGTCGTCCTTCTCCGTCTCGAGTCGCCGGAGGGTTTCCTCCATCGAGCGCAGGTAGCGCTCGTTCATGGTGTTGGCTTGCTGCTGTGGATCGTCCAGAGTGAGCACGACGATGCCGTCGGCGTCGCGATCAGTCCAGCGGATGGTGCTCTGGTCGCTCATGAATGATGTGTCCTTACGAGGCAGTGTCTGGGGCGGGATGATGACTCGACAGCTTTGATGTGGCCGTTGCGCTTCGCTCTTGCGGGAAAGAGCAGCCTGCGCAAGAGATCACCTACGCAGGCGGCACTCAGGCCTCCACTCGTTCGATGATGGTGGCGATCCCCATTCCCCCACCGATGCAGAGAGTGGCCAGGCCGTAGCGCTGCCTGCGGCGTTCGAGTTCGTCGATGAGGGTGCCGAGGATCATCGCGCCGGTGGCGCCGAGCGGATGCCCCATGGCGATGGCGCCGCCGTTGACGTTGACCTTCTCGTGTGGCACGCCGAAGTCCTTCATGAACTTCAGCGGTACGGCAGCGAATGCTTCGTTGATCTCGACGAGGTCGATGTCGTCGATGGACATCGTCGCCTTGGCGAGGGCCTTGCGCACGGCCGGGCCGGGTCCGTTCAGCATGATCGTGGGGTCGGCACCGCTGAGTGCGGCGGAGACGATGCGGGCGCGCGGGCGCAGTCCGGTGCGTTCGCCGAGGTCGTCACCGCCGATCAAGGCCAGTGCGGCACCGTCGACGATGCCGGAGGAGTTGCCGGGCGTGTGCACGTGGTCGATGCGCTCGACCCAGTGGTACTTCTGCAGGGCCACGGCGTCGAAACCGCCCATGTCGCCGATTCCCGCGAAGGACGGCTGCAGCCCACCGAGGTCTTCCACCGTGGTGTTGGCGCGAATGTGCTCGTCGCGGTCGAGCACGGTGCGGCCGTTGCGGTCGGTCACCGGAACCACGGAGTGTGCGAAACGGCCGTCGGCCCATGCCTTGGCGGCCCGGGTCTGCGATTCGGCGGCGAAGCCGTCGACGGTATCACGGTCGAATCCTTCCAGGGTGGCGATCAGGTCGGCGCCGATGCCCTGTGGCACGAAGGAGGTGTCCAGGTTCGTCTCCGGGTCGAGCGCCCAGGCACCGCCGTCGGTACCCATCGGCACTCTCGACATGGATTCCACACCGCCGGCGAGAACCACGTCCTCCCAACCGGAGCGGACTTTCTGCGCGGCCGTGTTGACGGCCTCCAGACCGGAGGCGCAGAAGCGGTTGAGCTGCACACCACTGACGGTCTCGGGCAGGTCCGCCGCGAGAGCGGCGGCTTTGGCGATGTCGCCTCCCTGGTCGCCCACGGGCGTGACCACGCCCAGGACGACATCATCGATCGTTTCCGGATCCAGTTCCGGATGGCGCCGCTTGAGCTCGTGGATGAGATCGACGACCAGACCGATCGGTTTTGTCCCGTGCAGTGACCCGGTTTTCTTTCCGCGACCGCGTGGCGTGCGGATCGCGTCGTAGATGAACGCCTCGGACATGGGTGGCTGCCTCCTCCTTGCCGATACTCCACTCAGAGTGTGACACCAGGACTGTCACAGTCAATGGGAGAGAGTGCGCGGAGGGGACACTCCACGTTCTCGCGACGGGAGAGCCCCCTCCGCACACTCTTCCGGACGTGGCCCCGATATGCAGGTCGGCGCCGGTCCTCACCGCACGGCGTCCTCGCTGCTGTCGGGATACTCCTCGAGCTGCCTGCGCATCAGGAGAATGCCGCCGACCAGTGCGAGACCGATGAGCACCAGCATGATGGTGCCGATATTCGGGCCGAGCCCGTTGGTCAGGACGAACGCCAGCGCGCCCGCGAACAGGCAGTAATAGATCAACGGGAAGATCGTCTTGCGGATGAGGTCGCCTTCCCGGCCCAACAGGCCGACGGTCGCCGATGCGGCCACCACGTTGTGCACGGTGATCATATTGCCCGCGGCACCACCCACCGCCTGGGCTGCCACCACGCTCTCCGGTGCCACACCGATCTGCTCGGCGGTGGAGAACTGGAACAGGGAGAACATGAGATTGCTGATCGTGTTGCTGCCTGCGACGAACGCACCGAGCGCGCCGATCCAGGGCGCCAGGACGGGCCAGCTCCCACCCGCGATCGTGGCCGCACCGTCGGCCAGCGTCATCGGCATGCTCTCGTAGCCGGACACGTTGAACTCCGCTCCGGAGTTGATGAAGATCCGTACCAGGGGCAGCGCGAACAGCAGTGCCACCGCCGCGCCCGCGATCTGCCGACCGGCCACCCGCCACGATGCCGCGATCCGCCGTCCGCTCATCCGGTGCAGACCGTAGGTCGCGACGCTGGCCAAGAGCAGGACGAACCCCGGAATGTAGAACGGCTGCAGGCTCTCCGTCACCTCGGTACCGAAGATGTTCTCGAAATCCAGCGTCAGTCCACTGAGGAACTCCTTGACCGGCGGCACCGTTCGGGTGAACACCAGGAGTGCGGCGACCAGCAGGTACGGCGCCCAGGCGCGGGCCGGGTGCATCAATTTCCCGGGCACATCACCATCGGGTTCGACGTTGCCCGTCCATCGGGCCGGCCAGCCCTGCCGTTCCGGGAACTCCCAGGGCCGCGCAGGCAGGAACAGGCCGCGGCGAGCGGCGGTGACCACGATCGTCAGCCCGATCAGTCCACCCAGCAGTGCCGGGAATTCCGGTCCCAGCACGGCGGCGACCACGAGGTAGGGCACCGTCATCGCCAGCGCGGCGAACAGCGCGAACCGCCACACGCCCAACCCCTCGCCGAAACGCCGGTTCTCGCCGAAGAACCCGGTGAGCATGCAGGCCAGGAACAGCGGGATCAGCGTGCCGATGATCGCGTGCATCAGTGCGGCATCCAGGGCGATCCGGGCGATGTAGCCGGGCATGTCCACACCCAGGATCGAAGCCCGCTGCTCCACGGCAGCACTGCCGCTGAGACCGTCGGTGACTCCGACCAGGATCGGCGTTCCGACCGCGCCGAAGGTCACCGGCGTGCTCTGGATCGTCAGGCCGACCATCACCGCTGCCATGGCGGGGAACCCGAGCGCCAGCAGCAGCGGTGCCACCACCGCTGCCGGAGTGCCGAATCCGGATGCCCCTTCGATGAAGCTGCCGAACAACCAGCCGATGATGATGGCCTGGATGCGCCTGTCGGGGCTGATGTCGGTGAAGGTGGCCCGGATCGAGGACAGCGCACCGCTCTTGCCCAGCGTTTCGAGCAACAGCAGAGCACCGAACACGATGTAGAGCAGACCGATCGCGAGGACCAGTCCCTGCACACTCGACGCCGCGATCACCAGGGGCTCGACATCCCACACGAAAGCCGCTGCGATGACGACCACGACGAATCCGACCGGCATGGCATATTTGGCGGGCCACCGCAGCCCCACCAGAAGGATACCGATGACCACGATGGGCGACAGCGCCACCGCACTGAGGACCGCGAGATTATCCATGGCACTCACATCCGAAAAACCACGGATCCGGGGAATGCTGATACATGATCACTCCGTTGTGTGGAATCCGACTTCTTTATCGATCACAACGGGGCGAATGTAGCGTTTCACGACGTCCTACGACAGGTCTTTCCCGATACGATTTCGAAAGTACCGCTCCGCCGGTACGGCACCGGGCACCGCCGAATTCCGCGTTTTTTCGGGGAACGGCCCCGGACACCGTTCCCCGCCGTTCGTTCCCTGTTCACCGCCTCAGCAACGACTCCACGGGCAGTCCCCGAATCGATGCATCGAGCACTTGCACGGTATGGGCCATCGCCATGTCCTGCTCGCGCCGCTCCAGTGCCGTACGAATCTGCATCGAGCATCCCGGATTCGCGGTCACCAGCACATCGGCGTCGGTGGCGACCACGTTCTCGGCCTTTCGGTCACCGAGTTCCCGTGCGGCCTGCGGCTGCAGCAGGTTGTACACCCCGGCCGATCCGCAGCACAGTTCTCCGCGATTGATTTCGCGCAATTCCAGCTCGGGAATGGCGCGAAGCAATTCCCGGGGCTGGGTGCGGATTCCCTGCCCGTGGCTGAGATGGCACGCATCGTGGTAGGCGATGCGTGCGGGCAGCGGATGACGCTCGGCGACAGTACCGATCTCGCCCAGCAGTTCGGAGATGTCGCGTACCCGCGCGGAAAACCGCTCGGCACGCTCGGCACGGGCGGGATCGTCGGCCAGCAGGCGCGGATACTCCTTCAGCGTGGAACCACAGCCGGCCGAGTTGATGACCACGTAATCCACATCGGCGGCTTCCAGGCGATCCAGGAGATCACGGGCGAACGCCACGGCCTCGGTCGCGCGCCCGGAGTGTTCGCTCAGCGCCCCGCAGCAGCCCTGCGATCGCGGAATCACCACGTCGCATCCTTCGGAGGCCAGCACTCGTGCGGTCGCGGCGTTGACCTCCGGGAAGAAGGCGCCCTGCACACATCCGGTGATCATGCCGACCACGGCGCGCCGCCGGCCGAGTGCTCGCACCCGCTCGGGGAGTTTCGGGGCGCGCCGAACCGGTGGCGCGAGTGACTCCATCGTCTGCAGGTGCTTCGGCATCCGTGCCAACAGCCCGGATCGCCGTAGCAGTCCGGCCAGGCCGAGCCGCTGGTACAGCGCGAGGGGGCCGCGCAGGGCCTTGAGCCTGCGCGGGTACGGAAACAGCGAGAAGATCGTGCCGCGCAGCGCGCGCTCCCAAAAACCGCGGCGATGCCTGCGTTCGACCTGCGCGCGGGTCTCGGTGATCAGAGTGCCGTACTGCACCCCCGAGGGGCAGGCCGTCACGCACGCCATACAGCCCAGGCAGTTGTCGAAGTGGCTGACCATGCTCTCCGACAGCGGTTCCCCGTCCAACCCGGTCTCCATGAGATGAATACGCCCGCGCGGGGAGTCCATCTCCTGGCCCCACAGGTCGTAGGTGGGGCAAGCGGGCAAACAGAAACCACAGTGGACACAGTCGCTGATGAGCTCCCGCTGTGGCGGGTGGAAGGCGTCGAAGGCGCCCTCCGGGCGGGCGGATTGCTCACCGGCGGGATGTGCAGGGTACTCGGTCATCAGATTCCTCCCACGAACCGACCGGGAGACAGGAGACGCTCGGGATCGAACTGGTCTTTGGTGCGGCGCATGAGCGCCAGTGCCCCGTCGGCAACCGGGCCCCAGACGTCCACGGCAGCTCGTACCGCCGCGGAAGCGCACACCACCACGGCGTATCCGCCGTGCGCGGCGGTCACCGCGCGCAGACCGCGCACCAACTCGGCAACGGCTGCGGGCTCGGCATCCTCGGGTACGCGGGCATGGACGACACCGAGACCTGCCGAGCCACGGATCGCCGGCGACAGCCCGCACCGCTCGGCGACCTGCTGTGCCTCGCCGAGCAGCGAACCGATCGCCGCCGGCTCGACCCCCAGTCGCAATCCGGTACCGCACGAAGCGTCGAAGGGATCGTCGCCCCACCAGGTGGGTGCCGCCTCGAGGACATCGCCGGAGGAGCCGGTCGCCGTGCCGACGGCCTCGGCCAGCTCCCGTGCGCGCCGGTCCGTCGCCTCCGGACGGCCGTCGAGCTGCGCACAGACCGTGATCGGGGCACCCGGTTCGTCCCGGTTCACCTCGATGGCGGTGGGCATCGCCTGCGAACTCCGCAATGCGTGGACCGCCGCACCGGCGGCGCCTGCCTCCGGCACGGTCACCGACACCCAGCGGTACTCGGCGGCCAGCGGGTGCAGGCGGAAGATCGCCTCCGTGATCACGCCGAGGGTGCCGTAGGAGCCGGTGTAGAGCTTGCCGAGGTCGTATCCCGCGACGTTCTTGACGACCTTGCCCCCGGAAGCGGTCACCACACCGTCGGCACGCACCACGGTGATGCCGATGAGCAGATCCCGTACTCCGCCGAACAGGTGACGACCGGGGCCGGTCGCACCGGTGGCGATCACGCCGCCGACCGTGGAACCCGCCAACGGCTGGTCGATCGACAACTGCTGCCCGGCACCGCTGACCACCCGCTGCACCTCGGCGATCGGCGTACCCGCCCGTGCCCGAACCACGAGATCGCCGGCCGCGTGTTCGAGTACCTCGTCGGCACCGGAGAGGTCCAGCAGCAGCTCCACCGCGTCCGGGGCGTTGCCCCGGCCGATCCTGCTGCCGGCTCCCCGAGGAATCACCCGGAGCCCGTACTCGCTCGCCACCCGCATGGCCGCGGCGGTCTGCTCGGTGTCCGTAACCGAGGCGACCCAATGGGGCCGGACCCCGTTGACGGCATCCGCCTCTCCCGCGTCACGAATGCGCTCCGCCCCGAGCGCGGCCGACAGGTCGGCACGCGCCGCGTCTTCGGTCCTTGTCGCCATCAGAACTGATCCGCCAATCCGGCTTCGGTCAGTGGGTGCACTCCGCGACGCGGCCCCGGGACCTCCCCGCACAGCCGGGGTGTCGGGAAGACCTTGCCCGGATTGCAGAGGTTGACCGGGTCGAACGCGCACCGCACTCGCTGCATGGTGTCGAGGTCCTCGTCGGTGAACATGCGACCCATATAGCGCACCTTGTCCGAGCCGACGCCGTGCTCCCCGGTGATCGAACCATCGTGTTCGAGGCACAGGTCGAGGATCGCGCCGGAGACCTCCTCCGCGCGCTCGGCCGCACCGGGTTCAGCGCCGTCGAACAGCACCAGCGGATGCAGGTTGCCGTCTCCGGCGTGAAAGACGTTGGCGACCCGTACCCCGGACTTCGCCGAGAGATCGGCGATCCTGGTGAGGACCTCGGGCAGCGATGTCCGGGGGATCACCCCGTCCTGGACGATGTAGTCCGGGCTGATCCTGCCCACGGCGGCGAAGGCCGACTTGCGCCCCTTCCAGATCAGCGCCCGCTCCGCGTCGTCGGCAGCGACCCTGATCTCGAAGGCACCGTGTTCCTCGCAGTGCCGCTGAACTTCGGTGAAGGTGTGTTCCACCTCGGCGGCGGGGCCGTCCAGTTCGACGACCAGCACAGCCCCCGCACCCTCCGGGTATCCGCAGTGGACGGCCTGCTCGGCGGCCTCGATGGACAGTGCGTCCATCATCTCGATGGCTGCGGGCGTGACTCCACAGGCGATGATCGCCGATACCGCCGCGCCCGCCTCATCGGTGGAGGGAAAACCGGCCAGCAAGGTCCGCACCGACTCCGGATTCCGCAGCAGCCGCACGGTGATCCGGGTGGCCACACCGAGCGTTCCCTCACTGCCGATGAAGGCGCCGAGCAGGTCGTATCCCGGCACGTCCGGAGCGGAGCCGCCGAGTTCCACGAGCTCGCCGTCGGGCGTGACCACCTCCATCGCGAGGATGTGGTTGGCGGTGAAGCCGTACTTCAGGCAGTGCGCCCCGCCCGAGTTCTCGGCGACGTTGCCCCCTACCGAGCAGACCTGCTGACTGGAGGGATCCGGGGCGAAGTAGTAGCCGTGCGGGGAAGCCGCTCTCGTGACGTCGAGGTTGATCACGCCGGGTTCGACCACGGCTCGCTCGTTGGCGATGTCGATGTCGAGAATGCGGCGCATCCTGGAGGTGACCACGAGAACACCGTCGGCATGCGGCAGTGCGCCCCCGGACAGGCCGGTACCCGAACCACGAGCGACGAAGGGGATTCCGTGCTCGGAACACACCCGCACCACCGCCCGAACCTGCTCGGCGTCCTCGGGCAGCACCACAGCAGCGGGCACCACCTTGTAACTGGCCAGTCCGTCGCACTCGTAGGTGCGCAGTTGCTGCGGATCGGTGATGACCGCATCCGGCGCGAGAATCCCGCGGAAGCGTTGCAGCGCTCCGTGCAGGTCCGGATGTTCGGTCCCGCTCTCGGCGGCCTGTCCGCTACCGACTTGCCCGCTACCGGCTTGCCCGCAGGCAACTTGCCCGGTATCAGCCGACTGCATGGCCCGCCTCCCTCTCACCGCATCACCGGTTCTCGTTCCAGGGAAAGCCCTGTGACGGTGTAGCGCAGACCATATGTTGGATACGTCATAGATACAAGAGGTCGGCAAGCACTGATCGGCCCGCAGTCGAACCGGTCCCTTCCGGCTCGGTGGTATCCGCACCGGCCGAATCGACATGGAGGCACAGCCGGGTACCCGGCAACGGCCGAGAACGCAACATGCACATCGCCGTGCCCGGAGAGCACCCGACCACGGCAATCAACCCGTCGTGACCAGCAACGGAACGAACTGCTCCGCAGCGGTCAGGGAGCCGTGGTGGCCGCGCAACGCCGATTCGTTCGGTTCCAGGGCCGAACGGGTCACCCCGCCCTCGCGCATCACCGCGAGCACGTCCCCGATACGGGGGCGCACGTCCTCGTCGATGACGGGACCGAACCAGCCCTCGTCGATCGCCTGCTCCCCGGTCAGCACCAGACCGCGCTCGCCGATGGTGCCCCGCCACGCGGCGTGCACATCATCGACCGCGCCCGGTTCGACATACACCTGACGAGCGCGCACCTCGCCACCGATCAGTCGCACACCGTCCCGCAGTTCCGGCTCGGTGTCGACATCGACCGTCTCCTGTGGGTCCATGGTCACCATGCCGTGGTCGGCGACGACGGTGAGCACGCTGTCGCCCGGGAGACGCTCGGCCAGTGCGGACACGAATCGGTCCACCTGTTCGAGCTGCATCCGCCACGGCAGCGATCCGGGCCCGTGCAGGTGACCGAGCAGGTCGAGGTGCCCGTGATAGCCGTAGCACAGCGTCGGGCCGGGCGCGTGGACCGCATCGAGCAACTCCGCTGCGAGATCACCGAAGGCATGGATGCCCCGAAACTCGGCACCCCGCATCGCCGCCCTGGTCAGCCCGGTGTCCTTGAAATCGCGCGGCACCGCGATGCGGACGTCCACGCCGGCTGCCTCGGCCTGCTGGAACGCCGTCGGATGCGGCTGCACCCGCTCCGGAGGCCACACGTCGAGCAGGCTGCTACGGCGTCCCGCCGTGTCCTCCGCCGTGCCGTGCGTCGACCAGGACAGCGGATGCAGCAGGCCACCCGAGGGTTCCGCGAACGTGTAGCCGACCACCCCGTGCCTACCCGCGCACCGGCCGGTGCCCAACGAGGTCAAACTGGTGACCGTCGTCGTCGGGAACCCCGCCTTACCGGGTGCTCCGGTGGCCAACGAGGTCAGGAACGGCGCATGGTCGGCGTACTCGTGCAGCAACGTCCAACCGAGCCCGTCGACGAGCAGCACCACCGCCCTACGGCATCCGGGCATGCCGATGGTGTCGGTGAAGCCTGCGGTGCCGAGCGCGGCCAGCGCGGAGGGCAGGACGTCGGCGAGCTCACGTCCGGCACCATCCGGAGCGACGATCCAGTCCACCACGCATCCCTCCGCCCCCGGAGACAGCGGACCGGCTCCTCGGAGCAGGAGCTCACGTCCAGCTTCTCAACACGGTCGATCGCTGCCAACCGCCCGTGCGGAAGGATCGGACACGATCCTAGAAGCCCATCGACTTGCCCACGATCTCCTTCATGATCTCGGTCGTACCACCGTAGATCGTCTGCACCCGGGAGTCCAGGAACGCCTTGGCCACCGGATACTCCGCCATATAGCCGTAGCCGCCGTGCAGCTGCAGACAGCGATCCACCACTCGCTTGTTCATCTCCGACAGCCACCACTTGGCCATCGCAGCGTGCTCGACGCCGAGTTCGCCCCGCTGGTGCTCGGTCACGCAGCGATCGACGAACACCCGGCCGATCTGCACCTCGGTGGCCATTTCGGCCAGCTCGAACCGGTTGTGCTGGAACTTGCCGATCGGGCGGCCGAAGGCGGTGCGGTTACGGCAGTATTCCTTGGTCGCTTCCAGGGTCCGCTCCGCGGCGGCGGCCGAAGCCACGGCGATGGACAGGCGCTCCTGTGGCAGGTTCTGCATCAGGTAGATGAAGCCCTGGCCCTCCTCACCGAGCAGGTTCGCCGCGGGGACACGCACGTCGTTGAAGAACAACTCAGCGGTGTCCTGGGACTTCTGGCCGATCTTGTCCAGGTTGCGGCCGCGCTCGAAGCCGGGCATGTCACGTTCGACCACCAGCAGGCTGAATCCCTCGTGGCCCGCCTCGGGATCGGTGCACGCGACGACGATCACCAGGTCGGCGTTGATGCCGTTGCTGATGAACGTCTTCTGGCCGTTGAGGACGTAGTCGTCGCCGTCCCGTACGGCCGTGGTGCGAATGCCCTGCAGATCACTGCCCGTACCGGGCTCGGTCATGGCGATCGCGGTGATCGTCTCTCCGGAGCAGAATCCGGGTAACCAGCGCTGCTTTTGCTCCTCGGTGGCCAGACGTGTCAGGTAGGGCGCGTTGATGTCGTTGTGCACGGGAACACCGAAACCCGAGACTCCGGCGTTGATCAGCTCCTCGTCGAAGACGACGTTGAACCGGAAGTCGTCGACGCCGCCCCCGCCGTAGCGCTCGTCGACACTCGTGCCCAGTAGTCCCTGCGCACCGGCGGCGAGCCAGGCGTCGCGGCTGACGATGCCCGCGGCCTCCCACTCCTCCTGATGCGGCACCAATTCCTTGTCGATGAAGGTTCGCGCCGTCTCGCGAAAAGCCCGGTGCTCATCGTCGAACAGTTCCCTGCGCATGGCTCACGCATCCTTTCGGTTCGGCCGAACGGCTCCGGACTCGAGCAGTCCCTCGGCTCCGGCGACCCGCCACTCGCGCAACACGGAGTCGCCGTCGGCGCCGGAACGGGGGACCGGACCCGGTGCCGGATTCGGCGTGTGGGAAAACCGGGGCGCCGCCGCCGGTTGAAGCGTCCCGTTGTACTCCCCGAGTGATCCGCGCGCGTGCACGTGCGGATGCTCGGCGGCCTCGGTCATCGACAGCACCGGGGTCACGCACGCATCGGAGTCGGCGAAGATCTCGGTCCACTCCTGCCGGGTCCGTGCGGCGAAGGCCTCGGTGAACCGGTTGCGCAGTTCGGGCCAGTTCGCGGGATCGTCGCGGTCGGGGAGCGCCCCGGTCAGCCCCAGGCGTTCGAGCAACTCCTCGTAGAACTGCGGTTCCAACGCGCCGACGGCCATGTGCTCGCCGTCGGCGGTGGCGTAGACGTCGTAGAACGGGGCACCGGTATCGAGCAGGTTCGTACCGCGCTCGGTACGCCACCCACCGGTCGAGAGCATGCCGAACAGCATCGTCCCCAGATGCGCCGATCCGTCCACGATGGAGGCATCGACCACCTGGCCACGGCCGCTGCCGCGTGATTCCAGCACAGCCGCCAGGATCCCGACCGCGAGATACATCGCCCCGCCACCGAAGTCGCCGAGGAGGTTGACCGGAACCTGGGG
This Haloactinomyces albus DNA region includes the following protein-coding sequences:
- a CDS encoding FAD-binding oxidoreductase, whose amino-acid sequence is MATRTEDAARADLSAALGAERIRDAGEADAVNGVRPHWVASVTDTEQTAAAMRVASEYGLRVIPRGAGSRIGRGNAPDAVELLLDLSGADEVLEHAAGDLVVRARAGTPIAEVQRVVSGAGQQLSIDQPLAGSTVGGVIATGATGPGRHLFGGVRDLLIGITVVRADGVVTASGGKVVKNVAGYDLGKLYTGSYGTLGVITEAIFRLHPLAAEYRWVSVTVPEAGAAGAAVHALRSSQAMPTAIEVNRDEPGAPITVCAQLDGRPEATDRRARELAEAVGTATGSSGDVLEAAPTWWGDDPFDASCGTGLRLGVEPAAIGSLLGEAQQVAERCGLSPAIRGSAGLGVVHARVPEDAEPAAVAELVRGLRAVTAAHGGYAVVVCASAAVRAAVDVWGPVADGALALMRRTKDQFDPERLLSPGRFVGGI
- a CDS encoding CaiB/BaiF CoA transferase family protein — encoded protein: MQGGVPVAAGEESNRQAGRGPLAGIRVVELAGIGPAPFCAMLLADLGADVVRVDRPTSAGEQDDLLNRGKRSISVDLKHERGPAAVLGLVEQADVLLEGFRPGVAERLGIGPETCWEVNPALVYGRMTGWGQDGPLSSSSGHDIDYIALSGMLHSIGRAGGPPQVPVNLLGDFGGGAMYLAVGILAAVLESRGSGRGQVVDASIVDGSAHLGTMLFGMLSTGGWRTERGTNLLDTGAPFYDVYATADGEHMAVGALEPQFYEELLERLGLTGALPDRDDPANWPELRNRFTEAFAARTRQEWTEIFADSDACVTPVLSMTEAAEHPHVHARGSLGEYNGTLQPAAAPRFSHTPNPAPGPVPRSGADGDSVLREWRVAGAEGLLESGAVRPNRKDA
- a CDS encoding FAD-linked oxidase C-terminal domain-containing protein, encoding MQSADTGQVACGQAGSGQVGSGQAAESGTEHPDLHGALQRFRGILAPDAVITDPQQLRTYECDGLASYKVVPAAVVLPEDAEQVRAVVRVCSEHGIPFVARGSGTGLSGGALPHADGVLVVTSRMRRILDIDIANERAVVEPGVINLDVTRAASPHGYYFAPDPSSQQVCSVGGNVAENSGGAHCLKYGFTANHILAMEVVTPDGELVELGGSAPDVPGYDLLGAFIGSEGTLGVATRITVRLLRNPESVRTLLAGFPSTDEAGAAVSAIIACGVTPAAIEMMDALSIEAAEQAVHCGYPEGAGAVLVVELDGPAAEVEHTFTEVQRHCEEHGAFEIRVAADDAERALIWKGRKSAFAAVGRISPDYIVQDGVIPRTSLPEVLTRIADLSAKSGVRVANVFHAGDGNLHPLVLFDGAEPGAAERAEEVSGAILDLCLEHDGSITGEHGVGSDKVRYMGRMFTDEDLDTMQRVRCAFDPVNLCNPGKVFPTPRLCGEVPGPRRGVHPLTEAGLADQF
- a CDS encoding alkaline phosphatase family protein, translated to MDWIVAPDGAGRELADVLPSALAALGTAGFTDTIGMPGCRRAVVLLVDGLGWTLLHEYADHAPFLTSLATGAPGKAGFPTTTVTSLTSLGTGRCAGRHGVVGYTFAEPSGGLLHPLSWSTHGTAEDTAGRRSSLLDVWPPERVQPHPTAFQQAEAAGVDVRIAVPRDFKDTGLTRAAMRGAEFRGIHAFGDLAAELLDAVHAPGPTLCYGYHGHLDLLGHLHGPGSLPWRMQLEQVDRFVSALAERLPGDSVLTVVADHGMVTMDPQETVDVDTEPELRDGVRLIGGEVRARQVYVEPGAVDDVHAAWRGTIGERGLVLTGEQAIDEGWFGPVIDEDVRPRIGDVLAVMREGGVTRSALEPNESALRGHHGSLTAAEQFVPLLVTTG
- a CDS encoding acyl-CoA dehydrogenase family protein is translated as MRRELFDDEHRAFRETARTFIDKELVPHQEEWEAAGIVSRDAWLAAGAQGLLGTSVDERYGGGGVDDFRFNVVFDEELINAGVSGFGVPVHNDINAPYLTRLATEEQKQRWLPGFCSGETITAIAMTEPGTGSDLQGIRTTAVRDGDDYVLNGQKTFISNGINADLVIVVACTDPEAGHEGFSLLVVERDMPGFERGRNLDKIGQKSQDTAELFFNDVRVPAANLLGEEGQGFIYLMQNLPQERLSIAVASAAAAERTLEATKEYCRNRTAFGRPIGKFQHNRFELAEMATEVQIGRVFVDRCVTEHQRGELGVEHAAMAKWWLSEMNKRVVDRCLQLHGGYGYMAEYPVAKAFLDSRVQTIYGGTTEIMKEIVGKSMGF